One Rhodovulum sp. P5 DNA window includes the following coding sequences:
- the nadA gene encoding quinolinate synthase NadA, with protein MFDTSLTSGMLTDAYDLRPSAEAFEATRDRYARVAHVIPPEDWARHAPYIVAIDRLKVERNAVILGHSYMPPEIYHGVSDIVGDSLQLALAATCTEAEVIVQAGVHFMAETSKVLNPDKTVLIPDATAGCSLAEAASLDEIAALRAAHPGAAVVCYVNTPAAIKAASDVCCTSANALQVVEAMPGDTVIMTPDRYLAANIARQSSKRVIPAGGSCEVHERFTPEELRAWRAANPGATLIAHPECPPEVVDEADFAGSTAAMIDWLRSRRPDSALLITECSMAANVAAELPEVALTKPCNLCPHMQKITLEKILACLHDLRGEVTVAPELVAPARRAVERMIDIGKAK; from the coding sequence ATGTTCGACACCAGCCTCACTTCGGGGATGCTGACCGATGCCTATGACCTTCGGCCCTCTGCCGAAGCGTTCGAGGCCACGCGCGACCGTTATGCCCGTGTGGCCCATGTCATCCCGCCGGAAGACTGGGCGCGTCATGCCCCCTATATCGTGGCGATTGACCGGCTGAAGGTCGAAAGGAACGCGGTGATCCTGGGCCACAGCTATATGCCGCCCGAAATCTATCATGGCGTTTCCGATATTGTTGGCGACAGTCTGCAACTGGCGCTGGCGGCAACGTGCACCGAGGCTGAGGTGATCGTGCAGGCCGGGGTGCATTTCATGGCCGAAACCTCCAAGGTTCTGAACCCCGACAAGACGGTGCTGATCCCCGATGCGACGGCCGGCTGCTCTCTGGCCGAGGCGGCCAGCCTTGACGAGATTGCGGCGCTGCGCGCGGCGCATCCCGGCGCGGCGGTGGTGTGCTATGTCAACACCCCCGCGGCGATCAAGGCGGCGTCGGATGTGTGCTGTACCTCGGCCAACGCGCTGCAGGTGGTCGAGGCGATGCCGGGCGACACCGTCATCATGACGCCCGACCGCTATCTTGCCGCCAATATCGCCCGGCAGAGCTCCAAGCGGGTCATCCCGGCCGGTGGGTCGTGCGAGGTGCATGAACGCTTTACCCCAGAAGAGTTGCGCGCATGGCGTGCCGCCAACCCCGGCGCGACGCTGATTGCCCATCCCGAATGCCCGCCCGAAGTGGTGGACGAGGCCGATTTCGCGGGCTCGACCGCCGCGATGATCGACTGGTTGCGCAGCCGCCGGCCCGACAGCGCGCTTTTGATCACCGAATGCTCGATGGCGGCAAATGTGGCGGCAGAGCTGCCCGAGGTGGCCCTGACCAAGCCCTGCAACCTGTGCCCCCACATGCAGAAGATCACGCTGGAAAAGATCCTCGCCTGCCTGCATGACCTGCGCGGCGAAGTGACGGTTGCGCCCGAACTGGTCGCGCCGGCCCGCCGCGCCGTCGAACGAATGATCGACATCGGCAAGGCGAAATGA
- a CDS encoding type II toxin-antitoxin system VapC family toxin — protein sequence MNLLLDTHYLLWVAGRDSVPNPAADALIKDPANSLWFSVASLWEVAIKRALDRPDFRTDPGTLRAGLIASGYRELPVEGRHVLGLATLPALHRDPFDRMLVAQAAAEGMRLLTADTRLAAYGGPVLAL from the coding sequence GTGAACCTGCTGCTTGATACGCATTACCTGCTGTGGGTGGCGGGGCGCGATTCCGTGCCGAACCCCGCGGCCGACGCGCTGATCAAGGACCCGGCCAATTCGCTGTGGTTCAGCGTGGCGAGCCTGTGGGAGGTGGCGATCAAGCGTGCCCTCGACCGGCCCGATTTTCGGACCGATCCCGGAACGCTGCGCGCGGGACTGATCGCCAGCGGGTATCGTGAACTGCCGGTGGAGGGACGGCATGTTCTGGGCCTTGCCACGTTGCCGGCCCTGCATCGCGACCCGTTCGACCGGATGCTGGTTGCGCAGGCCGCGGCCGAGGGGATGCGTCTGCTGACAGCCGACACGCGGCTTGCCGCCTATGGCGGGCCGGTTCTGGCTCTGTGA
- a CDS encoding type II toxin-antitoxin system Phd/YefM family antitoxin: MKTVNMHEAKTHLSRLIEGALQGEPFVIARAGKPLVKVTMIEEVPPQRTGFLKGQVDCPEDFDRLGEDEIAALFEGSDGAR, encoded by the coding sequence ATGAAGACCGTCAACATGCACGAGGCCAAGACGCATCTGTCGCGTCTCATCGAAGGCGCGCTGCAGGGCGAACCCTTCGTGATCGCGCGCGCGGGCAAGCCGCTGGTCAAGGTCACGATGATCGAAGAGGTGCCGCCGCAGCGTACCGGCTTTCTAAAAGGGCAGGTCGACTGCCCCGAGGATTTCGACCGCCTGGGCGAGGATGAGATCGCCGCGCTGTTCGAGGGATCGGACGGAGCCCGGTGA
- a CDS encoding ParB/RepB/Spo0J family partition protein, protein MSKRHDAIFDDVLKGIEADAPARDKGPARFLKRSSALAEQAGGGRQEKVLRLVDPATCVMWEGHNRAYDLLTEANCRDLIDGIIAQGQQEFPAVVRRLRPAHEGEGPEFEVICGARRHFAITWLRANHYPQFRYLIEERELTDEEAFRLADIENRDREDISDLERARDYAGALERFYGGQQKLMAERLQVSPAWLSRYLGLARLEPELVAAFASIREVKELHARQLKPLMATEEGRAAIIAEADRLAQEQAAARAGQGAAIPAPKVVARLKAAAQPPKERKAAERVFRRAPGESGVQMRRKGNRIQLEFDRNLSDRALRAAFEQFLESRAKG, encoded by the coding sequence GTGAGCAAACGCCATGACGCCATTTTCGACGATGTGCTGAAAGGGATCGAGGCGGACGCCCCCGCCCGGGACAAGGGGCCGGCGCGGTTTCTCAAACGTTCGTCCGCGCTGGCCGAACAGGCCGGGGGCGGGCGGCAGGAAAAGGTGCTGCGACTGGTCGACCCGGCGACCTGCGTGATGTGGGAGGGGCACAACCGCGCCTATGACCTGCTGACCGAGGCCAACTGCCGCGACCTGATCGACGGGATCATCGCCCAGGGCCAGCAGGAATTTCCCGCCGTCGTCCGGCGGCTGCGCCCGGCCCATGAAGGGGAAGGCCCTGAGTTCGAGGTGATCTGCGGGGCCCGGCGGCATTTCGCGATCACCTGGCTTCGCGCCAACCACTATCCCCAGTTCCGCTACCTGATCGAGGAACGGGAGCTGACCGATGAAGAGGCGTTCCGCCTCGCCGATATCGAGAACCGGGACCGCGAAGATATCTCGGATCTCGAACGCGCGCGGGATTATGCCGGCGCGCTGGAGCGGTTCTATGGCGGCCAGCAAAAGCTGATGGCGGAACGGCTGCAGGTATCGCCCGCATGGCTGTCGCGCTATCTGGGCCTTGCGCGGCTGGAACCCGAGCTCGTGGCAGCCTTTGCCTCGATCCGGGAGGTGAAGGAACTGCATGCCCGGCAGCTTAAACCGCTGATGGCCACGGAAGAGGGCCGGGCGGCGATCATCGCCGAAGCCGACCGTCTGGCGCAGGAACAGGCGGCGGCGCGGGCAGGGCAGGGGGCCGCGATCCCCGCGCCGAAGGTCGTTGCACGGCTGAAGGCGGCGGCGCAGCCCCCGAAAGAGCGCAAGGCGGCGGAGCGGGTCTTTCGCCGCGCGCCGGGGGAAAGCGGTGTGCAGATGCGGCGCAAGGGCAACCGAATCCAGCTTGAATTCGACCGCAACCTGTCCGACCGGGCGCTGCGGGCCGCGTTTGAACAGTTTCTGGAAAGCCGGGCGAAAGGCTGA
- a CDS encoding AAA family ATPase has protein sequence MTEHTDFPVTLDEIDALASRADTVITRLRERVFAPGREKRLDLRFNVRSAAEMVGRTEKAIRDAENDGRLPQPEKDPDTGRRLGYSLAEVNRMREVFGTLPRRGDGDPATVLAVQNFKGGVGKSTVVIHLAQYLALKGYRVCVIDCDSQGSTTSVFGLNPDVDVDEDEDTLYPFFRHGGPQTLHYALRATYWPGIALIPSNLGLYDAEYEFAARMMREQTFVLDRLRDGIATIADQFDVILLDPPPALGMISLSVLRAANALIIPAPPNNIDFGSTAHFLKMMGATLNELAEHGGARGYHFVKILATKMNDQKGAHQAIKRVMEAVFPQDILQAVLKDSAEIDNASANLMSVYELTGPATRTDTHKRCRAYLDAVGREIETLIRKTWPSHHAALRKEGIL, from the coding sequence ATGACGGAGCACACGGATTTTCCCGTCACCCTTGACGAGATCGATGCGCTGGCATCGCGCGCGGATACGGTGATCACCCGGCTTCGCGAACGGGTCTTTGCGCCGGGCCGCGAAAAGCGGCTGGATTTGCGGTTCAACGTCCGCTCCGCCGCCGAGATGGTGGGGCGCACGGAAAAGGCGATCCGCGATGCGGAAAACGACGGCCGTCTGCCGCAACCGGAAAAGGACCCCGATACCGGGCGGCGGCTTGGCTATAGCCTGGCCGAGGTCAACCGCATGCGCGAGGTTTTCGGAACCTTGCCGCGCCGCGGGGACGGGGACCCGGCCACGGTGCTGGCGGTGCAGAACTTCAAGGGCGGCGTGGGCAAGTCGACGGTGGTGATCCACCTGGCGCAATACCTGGCGCTGAAGGGCTATCGCGTCTGCGTCATCGATTGCGACAGCCAGGGGTCGACCACCTCGGTCTTCGGTCTGAACCCCGACGTGGATGTGGATGAAGACGAGGACACGCTTTACCCCTTCTTCCGCCACGGTGGGCCGCAGACCCTGCATTACGCGTTGCGCGCCACCTATTGGCCGGGGATCGCGCTGATCCCGTCCAACCTTGGGCTGTACGATGCGGAATACGAATTCGCCGCGCGGATGATGCGCGAACAGACCTTCGTGCTGGACCGGCTGCGCGACGGCATCGCCACCATCGCCGACCAGTTCGACGTGATCCTGCTGGACCCGCCGCCGGCGCTGGGGATGATTTCCCTGTCGGTGCTGCGGGCGGCCAATGCGCTGATCATCCCGGCGCCGCCGAACAACATCGATTTCGGATCGACCGCGCATTTCCTCAAGATGATGGGCGCGACGTTGAACGAACTGGCCGAACATGGGGGCGCGCGGGGGTATCACTTCGTCAAGATCCTTGCGACCAAGATGAACGACCAGAAGGGCGCGCATCAGGCCATCAAGCGGGTGATGGAGGCGGTGTTCCCGCAAGACATCCTTCAGGCGGTGCTGAAGGATTCCGCGGAAATCGACAACGCGTCGGCCAATTTGATGAGCGTTTACGAACTGACCGGGCCGGCCACCCGCACCGACACGCACAAGCGCTGCCGCGCCTATCTGGATGCGGTGGGCCGCGAGATCGAGACGCTGATCCGCAAGACATGGCCCAGCCATCACGCGGCACTGAGAAAGGAGGGCATCCTGTGA
- a CDS encoding replication initiation protein — MAKPAREYRTVDARPSRESLVKPGELVDLIEVTPLTLNDRRIYNQLLENAWDAIDKPVVHVISKSALRGSHNSNDRVGESIERLMAAIVKVEAVWDGKPAVERVQLLGGNLEMTRGDGLLEYEIPPRLRKIISNSTVFARLQREVMFALSSKYALTLYEMVQKRGNLRWRSSEKFTVEAIRGVLGVPKGKLSSWSNLRMRALEPAAAEVSALSDYMVEIVPIKTGRSVTHVELRWWRKDGEATGKAERALQFASTGRRARADGTAEEIVGQGAAPRPRPAWLDRQGAALRSETYETARLRFPGYDIYFVEGEWRAWAAGKEPPADPDRAFLAFFRKYAEANPT; from the coding sequence ATGGCGAAACCCGCCAGAGAATACCGTACGGTCGACGCGCGGCCAAGCCGCGAGAGCCTTGTGAAACCGGGCGAGCTGGTGGACCTGATCGAGGTCACGCCACTGACGCTGAACGACCGGCGGATCTATAACCAGCTTCTGGAAAATGCGTGGGACGCCATCGACAAGCCCGTTGTCCATGTCATCTCGAAATCGGCGCTGCGGGGGTCGCACAATTCCAACGACCGAGTCGGTGAATCGATCGAGCGTCTGATGGCCGCCATCGTCAAGGTCGAGGCCGTGTGGGATGGCAAGCCCGCCGTCGAACGGGTGCAGCTTCTGGGGGGCAACCTTGAAATGACGCGGGGCGACGGGCTGCTGGAATATGAAATCCCGCCGCGGCTGCGCAAGATTATCTCCAACTCCACCGTCTTTGCCCGGCTGCAACGGGAGGTGATGTTCGCGCTCAGTTCGAAATACGCCCTGACGCTGTACGAGATGGTGCAAAAGCGCGGGAACCTGCGCTGGCGCTCGTCCGAGAAATTCACGGTAGAGGCGATCCGCGGCGTGCTGGGCGTGCCCAAGGGCAAGCTCAGTTCATGGTCGAACCTGCGGATGCGGGCGCTGGAACCCGCGGCGGCCGAGGTGTCGGCGCTGTCGGACTACATGGTCGAGATCGTGCCGATCAAGACCGGGCGCAGCGTGACCCATGTGGAACTGCGCTGGTGGCGCAAGGATGGGGAGGCGACGGGCAAGGCGGAACGTGCGCTGCAATTCGCCTCGACCGGGCGGCGGGCGCGGGCGGACGGCACGGCCGAGGAAATCGTGGGGCAGGGCGCCGCCCCGCGCCCCCGGCCCGCATGGCTTGACCGGCAGGGGGCGGCGCTGCGCAGCGAAACCTATGAAACCGCGCGGCTGCGTTTTCCGGGATACGACATCTATTTCGTCGAAGGCGAATGGCGCGCATGGGCCGCCGGAAAGGAACCGCCCGCCGATCCAGACCGGGCCTTCCTTGCCTTCTTCCGGAAATATGCCGAGGCCAACCCGACCTAG
- a CDS encoding metallophosphoesterase, whose translation MTRIVHISDLHFGRTDADLLQPLLAAVNDARPDLVAVTGDLTQRARVSQFRAARQFLDGIAAPWRAVPGNHDIPLDNLALRMLWPFARYRAQICPNLTPDFAAPGLTVQGFNTVDPFRWQRGRVRARDLDAACARFAPAQGHRVVMAHHPFEQGRDSHKALMKHAPRSVALLAGCGVDVVLSGHLHRWRAAPLTAANGWQMVQVHVGTGLSTRLRGQENDFAILDLDGACITLTRMVARNGAFRAGGEWQFHRGPNGWESG comes from the coding sequence TTGACCCGGATCGTTCATATCTCTGACCTGCATTTCGGCCGCACCGATGCCGATCTGCTGCAACCGCTGCTGGCCGCGGTGAACGACGCGCGGCCCGACCTGGTGGCGGTGACCGGCGATCTGACGCAACGTGCCCGCGTTTCGCAATTCCGCGCGGCGCGGCAGTTTCTTGACGGGATCGCGGCGCCGTGGCGGGCGGTGCCGGGCAATCACGACATCCCGCTGGATAACCTCGCCCTTCGGATGCTCTGGCCCTTCGCCCGGTATCGGGCGCAGATATGTCCCAACCTTACGCCGGATTTCGCGGCGCCGGGGCTGACGGTGCAGGGCTTCAACACGGTCGATCCGTTCCGCTGGCAGCGGGGCCGGGTCCGCGCGCGCGATCTGGATGCCGCCTGCGCCCGCTTTGCACCGGCACAGGGGCATCGCGTGGTCATGGCCCACCACCCGTTCGAACAGGGCCGCGACAGCCACAAGGCGTTGATGAAGCACGCGCCGCGGTCGGTCGCGCTTCTGGCCGGCTGCGGGGTCGATGTGGTTCTGTCGGGCCATCTGCATCGCTGGCGGGCCGCGCCGCTGACCGCGGCGAATGGCTGGCAGATGGTGCAGGTGCATGTGGGCACCGGGCTGTCGACGCGCCTTAGGGGTCAGGAAAACGACTTTGCCATTCTCGACCTGGACGGCGCGTGCATCACCCTGACCCGGATGGTCGCGCGGAACGGCGCGTTTCGGGCGGGCGGCGAATGGCAGTTTCACCGGGGCCCGAACGGCTGGGAAAGCGGCTAG
- a CDS encoding diacylglycerol kinase family protein yields MTDHGRISVIVNEKAGRTNAEQPRRDMLRERFASVGLSVDIHGPRAGQTLSDVARAALDDGADMLVAAGGDGTICAVAGVCHGADVPMGVIPQGTFNYFARGLGISQEVDGAIATLATGTLRDIRLGEVNGRVFLNNASIGLYPAILERRETIYRRWGRSRAAAYWSVIATLLWLKRALPLRLDIDGRQERLVTPLAFVANSAYQLDQFNLHGADHIRSGDFALFLSPNGAQVDLIRAAVGLAAGMARKDEEFLLRHGRDIVLSTGRSRVLVARDGEKEIMRDPLRFAFRDRPLRVVAPAEVS; encoded by the coding sequence ATGACGGACCACGGAAGGATCAGCGTGATCGTGAACGAAAAGGCCGGGCGCACGAATGCCGAACAGCCGCGCCGAGACATGTTGCGCGAGCGGTTCGCCAGCGTCGGCCTGTCGGTCGACATCCACGGCCCACGGGCCGGCCAGACGCTGTCGGACGTCGCGCGCGCGGCCCTTGATGACGGGGCCGACATGCTGGTCGCGGCGGGCGGCGACGGGACGATCTGCGCCGTCGCGGGGGTCTGTCACGGCGCGGATGTGCCGATGGGGGTCATCCCGCAGGGCACCTTCAACTACTTCGCCCGGGGCCTTGGCATCTCGCAAGAGGTGGACGGCGCCATCGCGACGCTGGCCACCGGCACCTTGCGCGACATCCGCCTGGGCGAGGTGAACGGCCGGGTGTTCCTGAACAATGCCAGCATCGGGCTTTACCCCGCGATCCTTGAACGGCGCGAGACGATCTATCGCCGCTGGGGCCGCAGCCGCGCCGCGGCCTATTGGTCGGTGATCGCCACGCTGCTGTGGCTGAAGCGCGCGCTGCCGCTTCGGCTTGATATCGACGGGCGGCAGGAACGGCTGGTCACCCCGCTGGCCTTCGTCGCCAACAGCGCCTACCAACTCGATCAGTTCAACCTTCACGGGGCGGACCATATCCGCAGCGGGGACTTCGCGCTGTTCCTCTCCCCCAATGGTGCGCAGGTCGACCTGATCCGCGCGGCAGTTGGGCTGGCCGCCGGCATGGCCCGCAAGGACGAGGAATTCCTGCTGCGCCACGGCCGCGATATCGTGCTGTCCACCGGGCGGTCGCGGGTTCTGGTGGCCCGGGATGGCGAGAAAGAGATCATGCGCGACCCGCTCCGCTTTGCCTTCCGCGACCGGCCGTTGCGGGTGGTCGCCCCGGCGGAGGTATCTTGA
- a CDS encoding FAD/NAD(P)-binding protein, whose product MHTPGTIRIAVIGAGPRGLGALEALAARLPQTGTTVEVEIFDPDPHPGAGPNFDPTQSPLALLNLPVRSVSLRQREGLAQPFPDFAQWRNGADDETFPPRADLGAYLNARLTHLRATAPAGMRLRLRDIRVDRIDPATPGWRIAAGGTVFGPFDEVLIAPGQPDTAPDPQIARWRDHADRHGLDLLPAYPDAALRAAAEGWAGRKVAVRGLGLSTLDVLRFLTLGLGGRIEDGRYIASGREPARIFPFSLDGQPPMPKPADAAQDARYDPLPAETDAFETALARAIDSPAKTALPPIAEALRRPAERILQRVGGDVAAARPWLETECTRPGTQETRAPADALAAGIAMARGQQVPSAGYVIGQVWRKWQDAFRRGFNTGGCAPDTAAALIGFDEGLKRYSYGPPVSSAEELRTLIAADRVQLCVVDDPDICLVPEGWQLQDGTATTCVSAMVDAVLPAPALEGLAAPALAALRDGGVLSPVADGLGARTDPDAQVIGTDGAARAGLCLLGRPALGSTAAVDSIHDCFGASADRWAAGVVHRADARRPASVA is encoded by the coding sequence ATGCACACTCCAGGAACCATCCGGATCGCCGTGATCGGGGCCGGGCCGCGGGGGCTGGGCGCGCTGGAGGCGCTGGCCGCCCGCCTGCCCCAAACGGGCACCACGGTCGAGGTCGAGATCTTCGACCCCGACCCACATCCCGGCGCCGGCCCGAATTTCGACCCGACGCAAAGCCCGCTTGCCCTGCTGAACCTGCCCGTCCGGTCGGTGTCGCTGCGCCAGCGGGAGGGCCTCGCCCAGCCTTTCCCGGACTTTGCCCAGTGGCGGAACGGCGCGGATGACGAGACTTTCCCGCCCCGCGCGGATCTCGGCGCCTATCTGAACGCGCGCCTGACTCATCTGAGGGCCACCGCGCCCGCGGGGATGCGCCTGCGCTTGCGCGACATCCGGGTCGATCGCATCGACCCCGCCACCCCGGGTTGGCGGATCGCGGCCGGCGGTACCGTGTTCGGCCCGTTCGACGAGGTTCTGATCGCCCCCGGCCAGCCCGACACCGCCCCCGACCCGCAGATCGCCCGCTGGCGCGACCATGCCGACCGCCACGGGCTGGACCTGCTGCCCGCCTATCCCGATGCCGCGCTGCGGGCCGCGGCCGAAGGCTGGGCCGGGCGCAAGGTCGCGGTGCGCGGGCTGGGCCTGTCCACGCTGGATGTGTTGCGCTTTCTGACCCTCGGCCTTGGCGGGCGGATCGAGGACGGCCGCTATATCGCATCGGGGCGGGAGCCCGCGCGCATCTTCCCCTTCTCGCTTGACGGTCAGCCGCCGATGCCGAAACCGGCCGATGCCGCGCAGGACGCCCGCTATGATCCGCTGCCAGCCGAGACCGACGCGTTCGAGACCGCCCTTGCCCGCGCGATCGACAGCCCCGCAAAGACCGCCCTGCCCCCGATTGCCGAGGCGCTGCGCAGACCCGCCGAACGTATCCTGCAAAGGGTCGGCGGCGATGTGGCGGCCGCCCGCCCGTGGCTGGAGACCGAATGTACCCGCCCCGGCACGCAGGAAACCCGCGCCCCCGCCGACGCGCTGGCCGCCGGGATCGCCATGGCCCGCGGCCAGCAGGTTCCGTCAGCGGGCTATGTTATCGGGCAGGTCTGGCGGAAATGGCAGGATGCGTTCCGGCGCGGTTTCAACACCGGCGGATGCGCGCCCGACACCGCCGCCGCCCTGATCGGTTTCGATGAGGGGTTGAAACGCTATTCCTACGGCCCGCCCGTCAGCTCGGCCGAGGAACTGCGCACCCTGATCGCGGCGGACCGGGTGCAGCTTTGCGTCGTGGACGATCCCGATATCTGCCTTGTGCCAGAGGGGTGGCAGTTGCAGGACGGCACGGCGACGACCTGCGTGTCGGCGATGGTCGATGCCGTCCTGCCCGCCCCGGCGCTGGAGGGGCTGGCCGCCCCTGCCCTTGCCGCCTTGCGCGACGGGGGCGTGCTGTCGCCCGTGGCCGATGGGCTGGGCGCGCGGACCGACCCCGACGCGCAGGTGATCGGCACCGATGGCGCCGCCCGCGCCGGGCTGTGCCTGCTGGGGCGGCCCGCGCTTGGCAGCACCGCGGCGGTGGATTCGATCCATGACTGTTTCGGCGCCTCTGCCGACCGCTGGGCCGCCGGGGTAGTGCACAGGGCAGACGCGCGGCGCCCCGCCTCGGTGGCCTGA